The genomic region aactttgcacacatcAAAAGTCATTAAAATTTACATATTAAATGGGTCTTGGACACGGGTGTGGAAGAATGGCTTGATAGCGCCTCATACAGGGCGACAGGTTTCACCTAGAATAAAACCTAGGAATTAAAAGGAATGCGGCTAAGAGTCCTGTCCTGAAGACATCTACATACCAATATTCAGTCACAGTCATAGTGCCCCTACTGGAAAGAGGAAATGACATGTTTTACACTTTGATGTATTACTTGACTTGTGGGTTCACCAGATCCACCTCAATCAAAAGACCTTGATCTGTGACGTGGCATCTCAATGTTTTGtagtaaaacaggaagttgttgtaactgaAGAGTCTGCACCTGTAGCTTTGTAAGCTCTCCCTGTTAAAAGACAAAATTCGAGATAGACATCTCTGTATTGAATTGCTCACTACACATTTATTACACTCAATGGCAAAACATAGCAGTCAATATTTAGGTACCTGACCTAAATAGTAAGTTCTTACTGCTACATTAACTGCTGTTAAAGATCTGTATCTTATTATTGTGTGGAACAGAATTATGGGATCCTTCTTTTCAGTCACAAAATAGGGAAAGACTCAGCCAACATCTATTATGACAAGCTCCACTTGGCATAATTTACCAGCTTAAGTCAGTAGTTCAGTCACTGTGACTAGGCAGTGTGTTTAAGGCTGAAAAAGTATACAGTAATTCTTCTatacaaagtatttatttatagtgaTACTGTATTGATTAAAATTTAGTAACACTGGCTATTctgtatttgttaaatgtaCATAAACATTATGTTTCTGCTCATATTGtctcattttcatattttcagaaAATCCATGCCCGATCACATTTGAGACACCACCTGTTGTAAAAGAATCTGGCAGGATAACACTTACATGCTCCACTTTAAGTTCATGCCCTTCAAACCCACAAATTCAAGATTTATACTCACAACAGACACATGAAGAACAGAAAAGCACCAAAGCAAGTTTTACAGCCAACTGGCAGGACAATGGGAAGGAGTTTTCAtgccaaacagaaaacaacacagacaaataTTTGATCCGGAATGTCAGCATAACTGTCGAATGTAAGTTCATGAATTGAGACTTTATTTATGCGTTGTCCACTAAAACAGTGGGAATATGTACTACTGATATAAACTTTCCAAATGTAAACTAAGGGTTGCACCTGCACCTGCACCTGCACCAAATATCACAATACAAGTTTTTGTAATTCTGTAAAATGTTACACATAAATAGCATTTATAAACACAGCAGTAGAGATTTACCTCAAACTGTATACCTCTAATTTATGTGATCAACAAATTCTGGGACTAAATTCAAATACAGGTTTGCTTCATTCTCATATATATTTGATTTGTGTAAACAATCCACCTATGCTTGCTATATGTAGATTGATTTCTCCTTGCTTGTATTGAATTTGTTGACATAGATGCTCCCAAAGAAATATTGGCAGAAATAAGCCCTGGAAACATCGAGGAAGGACAGTCTGTGACTCTCACCTGCACTGCCAAAGGCCACCCTGGCCCCACCTTTACCTGGTACAAAAATGACCACCAAATGCATTCAGGGCCAGAATGGACCTTAACATCAATTAATGATTCACAGAGTGGAGAATACCATTGTAAAGCTCACAACAAACATGGGAACAGTAAATCAAACCCAATAATGATTAATGTTACATGTGAGTACTTCCTAAGTTTTTACTTGAATGAATTTAAtttggtgtgtttgtgattCTCAAACATTTGACTCCTGTAATAtactgctgtttttaaaaaaaagattttgctCTGGTATTTATaagaatttgtatttttttaatgatttttcaGTAGTATTTCACCAGTATTCTTAGTGGATTGTTCACATTGTGGATCAACCTTAATAATTATTGAAATCTTCTGTTACAGATAAGCCTCAAGTTGAGGTAAAGATGACTTCAATGACTTCTGTAATTTATCTAGGAGATAAAATAACTTTAACATGTTATGTGATGAGAAGCAAACCAGAACCTAAGTTCTATGTTTGGTATAAAGATCAGACAGCTATTGGTCAGGAGCAGACACATGTTGTTCAACAAATCATGCCTGAAGACCGAGGCTACTACACATGTAGGGCCACTAACACTGTAGGTGAAGGACAATCACAGCCATTTGAAATTGACTTTCAATGTAAGTTCCACAGCTCCTTTTACTGCATTTATGTCAGAGGATTGAAATCAGTGTATCAACATAGAAAGGTAAATGTTATTTCTTACTTTCAGATCGCCCAATGAAGACAACTATTTCCATCAGTGAACATGGTAATAATGTGAAAGTTGGCAAACCCCTCACATTCACATGTAGGGCTGAGGCCAATCCTGCCCCAGTGACATACTTCTGGCACCGTTACAACCAAAATAAACCGACTGACTCCCCACAGTGGACGTACAAGACTAATGAAGAAAGTCTACATTTGCAGAGGTTAGAAAGAGCAGATGAAGCATGTTACAAGTGCAACGCAACCAACGCCATTGGTACAGGGGAGGATAGTGAGCCTGTGTGCATACAAGTACATTGTAAGTCATTGTGTTTCTTCAAATGCTTTACAGAttattagaaaaataaacatttacactTGATTGAGTCAAACAATCACCAAAGAAATCATCACTTATTTAGTATTATTATTCGCTTTCTGGCAGAGAGTTAAACGTGGTAAAAGATTCCGATCCAAACAAAGTGGCCCACACGccaccacacaacactattctagccattccagccatgatttatgtgtcaggtaacattaaatgacAGAACGGTTTGAGCTCTAGCTGGGATTAGTGCATTGAAGAAAAGGGGTAGTGCTTAGGATCTAATAAACAAGAAATTATGTATTCATTTGTGATCTTATAGATACATGTTGGCTGACTTTGTTACCTGTGGGCAGACCCAGGCCAGCTTTTTCcatcagtctttatgctaagctaaggtaaCATGTTGCTGGTTTTAGCCTAATAGTCAATGGACAAACATAAGATCTGATATCAATCTTTTCAATTGACTCTTACCCAGAAATCgaataagcacatttcctaaaatgtcaaactcttAAATGTTTAAGCTTTCAGGGCAGTTGTTGACTTTCTGTTTATGGAGTGCTGTTGTAATGTCATGcaacatgtttaaaaatgaatgaatccTCCTGAAAATCAAGCACACAGCTGTGTCCTCTCTACAGATCCTCCTACCGAACCTATGCTGTCTTTGGATGCTGAGGTCATCGAAGATCAGCTTATCACCATCAGCTGCACCGTTGAAAGCTTCCCACAGTCACGTCTGACTTTGACAAGGACTTCTATATCAAATTCTCAGGCTTCAGAATGGCATTCCCCTCAACATGATTATTATGAGGATCATAACACTTTACATCTAAAGTTTAATGTAACTTTAACCGACACAGGCCTTTACACCTGCAACGCAGAGAATAATGAAGGTTTAAGCAAAAGCTTACAAAGGAAGATGGTGGTGAAATGTGAGTTATTCGGTGGGGCATTATCTTGCTTATCAAACAAATCATCAAAGCCAGAATTTTCCATTAACTTGATTTTCACACGGCAAAGGAGAActacattgtttattttttccatgATGAAGTCATTTTGATTATGTGTCTAGTTGACGAGTGGTTTTGTCATTAAATTAGTGGAAGAAAGTatctacatttactcaaatattgTACTGCAATTTTACAGTTTCTGTGTAGAATTGTACTTTAACTTAATTTTCAATGTTTCCACCATTGAGTAaaatgattcatttatttatagagctgTAATAACTACATTCTGACaaaatttaaatgtgtattatgCAAATCTTATTCAACCAGTTATTAAATGTTTGGGATCCTGATAGTGATTACAAGCCATAATAACTGACATAATCAGACTGTGTTTAGATCTGAATATTctgttttactatatttttgGTAAATGCAGATCGTCCCAGAGATGTGACAGTACAAGCTAAGCCTGGTCTTGTCGTGAGTGAAACCACGCAGTTGATACTGAACTGCAGTGCCCGGGCCGAGCCACCAGTGACGTCTGTTACCTGGATGAAGGTGACTGATGGGAAGAGTGAAATCATCAAAAATTGGAACGGCACTATAAAGTCTGTCAGTCCTTCTGACAGTGGACTGTACAGCTGTGAAGCCAGTAATATAATTGGAACTGGAAAATCTCAGCAAGCCGAGGTTAAAGTCAAGTGTGAGTATACATATTATAGTGTATGTCAGAATCACATTTCTGCTCTAAATTCcttctaataaaaaaatatatataatcacaACAATTTCTATTACTGGGTTCTATTTTTTAAGAGagcataaaaatcaaaaaatatatCTGAAGCCACTATATGTCTTCGGTTGTGCTGTCATTTTCCAGTATGGTCTTTGGACACTAAGATTTTGAGTAAATATTTTTGTTCTGCTTCCCTTTCTCCTAAATGCCGCTGCACAGATGCTCCAAAACACATAAAGATTATAAGAACAGCAGAGCAGTATTCTGATGGGAAAAGCTTTGTGTTGCTGAGCTGCAGTGCTCAAAGCTATCCCCCAGCCACACAATATTCATGGTACAAGAAGACAGAGGGAAGGGATGTAGAAGTGTTTGACAATCAGAACTACACAGTGAATTCAAACCAACCGGGAGAATACTACTGCATCGCAAAAAATGAAATCAGCCAAAGCTCTTCTGATACAGTCCAGCTGTTTGACCGTGAGTgaatttttatcttttataGGGGAGAGGTCTTAGAGGCACAGAGAAATCAGACTTGTCAAAACAGATTATTTCCTTTGATAAAATCAGATCAGTTTAAAAAACTATACTATTTGTTCACAAATCTTTGTCTATATACTGATGCTCTGTATTTTCTAACCACAGGAGGCCTAAAAAAGGCCCTGATGTTCTTCATCCTGGTGTTTATTGTCCTGctcattattttcttaattttatttgtttacaggTAACTTATGAAAACAGAATGTTTCCTACCAAAAATCTGTCCATTTCACAGATGATTTGGCATATGTAATCACTGTCATgtcccttttatgttttcaGACGCAAGAGAAACAAATCAGTTCATCATGAAACTACGAACACACCGccctgttttggttttctggtgATGACTTATTTGTGCAACCTTTTCAGCTTCTTTATTAAACAACTTCAGacaaaaattaaatatctttgtgtgtgtcattaaaCCAATTCAGAGTTGGTGGAATAGCCCTAGGAGGAGGAATCTGATAAACGAGCCCATCATGGCAGAGCCTTGCAGGAGCAGAGATGACCTCTTGCCAGACCAGCCATGCCGTCCAAAGGCCCAACGACGCCAGCCTCATCCAGACAGCACGTAAGCAGCCACACGCACACTGTCCCCACCCAGGACAAGGCATGCTCTGTAGGGCAGAGAGCAAGGTGCCGCTGCTCATGCTGGAGTCAAAGCATCCATTTAAGATCCTTCAGACATGAATGGTCACAATGACAGCCTGCCCTGTCATTTATCATAGTCAGTGAATATGCATGCTTTTATTCTTATTGCCATGTTGTTCCACAGGCCTGTATCCAACATCAGCAGTGTTTACTGCACTGTGAATCTGCCCGCTGGCAAACAGGTGAGTCAAGCAATTCAAAGCAAcaacatcattaaaaacaacaaatgaaagcaGAGACtttactaaaaacaaaacaagaagtaGAATTTACAGTATGTTGGCCTTTATTACACGGAAGTTTACACAAGTACTAGTCATGAGTACTACTGAGACTGTTAAATGTCTTCCGTGagtatgagaaaaaaaactctgaTTTCATCATCATTAGCTCAGCTTGGGCTCAGAAACTGGGCATTGAGAATGAAAGAGGTGGATGTTTTACCAAGCAGAGAGGGTCAAATTAAAAATGCTATAAATATAGGAACTGGTGTTTATGGGGGTTAACTCAGTGTGGAACTGGATCAAATCGCCCAAACATGGTCCATCTTCAACATCTTATAGGAATTTTAGCGATTAATCACTTTTTCAGTTGTGTTTTAGTGAGCAGAGGTCCGCTGTATC from Micropterus dolomieu isolate WLL.071019.BEF.003 ecotype Adirondacks linkage group LG03, ASM2129224v1, whole genome shotgun sequence harbors:
- the si:dkey-24p1.1 gene encoding B-cell receptor CD22, with amino-acid sequence MNAQTVGWLVVLALIKNFSCALFKLEESKLTAKEGSCIEIKCTVLKNINHVGLYWFWMKNANWNEDLKDFNATIIYSTNKSLRPVSPDFADRVHYTGSPFSSWRNSYGSTPKSECSILICNLNKTDSGNYSFRYVGSVPYEIWKTNGVNLTVEENPCPITFETPPVVKESGRITLTCSTLSSCPSNPQIQDLYSQQTHEEQKSTKASFTANWQDNGKEFSCQTENNTDKYLIRNVSITVEYAPKEILAEISPGNIEEGQSVTLTCTAKGHPGPTFTWYKNDHQMHSGPEWTLTSINDSQSGEYHCKAHNKHGNSKSNPIMINVTYKPQVEVKMTSMTSVIYLGDKITLTCYVMRSKPEPKFYVWYKDQTAIGQEQTHVVQQIMPEDRGYYTCRATNTVGEGQSQPFEIDFQYRPMKTTISISEHGNNVKVGKPLTFTCRAEANPAPVTYFWHRYNQNKPTDSPQWTYKTNEESLHLQRLERADEACYKCNATNAIGTGEDSEPVCIQVHYPPTEPMLSLDAEVIEDQLITISCTVESFPQSRLTLTRTSISNSQASEWHSPQHDYYEDHNTLHLKFNVTLTDTGLYTCNAENNEGLSKSLQRKMVVKYRPRDVTVQAKPGLVVSETTQLILNCSARAEPPVTSVTWMKVTDGKSEIIKNWNGTIKSVSPSDSGLYSCEASNIIGTGKSQQAEVKVKYAPKHIKIIRTAEQYSDGKSFVLLSCSAQSYPPATQYSWYKKTEGRDVEVFDNQNYTVNSNQPGEYYCIAKNEISQSSSDTVQLFDRGLKKALMFFILVFIVLLIIFLILFVYRRKRNKSVHHETTNTPPCFGFLSWWNSPRRRNLINEPIMAEPCRSRDDLLPDQPCRPKAQRRQPHPDSTPVSNISSVYCTVNLPAGKQGPSAQKPIKQQSGHTEAGSLNYASLNFGNKQKNNPENVVYAMVYMKKPTEKNEQEGQEEYENFSAAKSPNPLDYDTDTSEDEADLNYTQVNITAKPGHRTANSDSSSSDEEDTQYSEVKI